The Hippoglossus stenolepis isolate QCI-W04-F060 chromosome 12, HSTE1.2, whole genome shotgun sequence genome segment GAATACTCGGTGGACAAGGAATCCCAAGACGGGTCTGACCCTGCAGCCAAAACTCGCACCTGGGGAATCTTAAGGTCGTAAGATGATGAATGAGAAAGGGAGAGGCTGTGGTCCATAAAGGCCTCCTGGAGGTTTCCTTTCTCACAGGCAAGTGACTTGGTCAAAAGTCCAGCAGCTTCCAGTAACTTGGGGAGGTCTTGGAAGTGGTCAGTAGCCTCACTGTTGGCTTTGAGTTTGAGGAGAGCCCCAAAATGAGTAGATCCATTTCTGAAAAGGTCAGTGGGTCTGGAACTGTGGTTATGGCCGAGAGGGGAATCTGGGTCGCTCTCCAGATCGGCCTCCTCTTTGATGTGCAGCGAGTATGCGAGAGACGAGGAAGGTTTATAACGGATGGAGTGGCCGAtattctccctcctcctcccatcctgTAGGCTCTTCATAAACAGCCCGACCTGTCCGTCCGCTCTCAAGGATCGCCTGATTGGATGGAAGGAAACTGGGTGTAAGCAGAGCTTGCACAGTGcctttgtattttaaaaaaaggaggatGGGTTGGGGTGGGGAGGATGTTGGCCACTCCTTTATTATATGATCTTGCTTTGGTAACATCACTATTTTTTAGAATgactgcatttgtgtgtgtgacttttaagaacaaaaaaaaggctCAAGTTAGACAATCTTTTATTTGCTTGCTTTAAAGATTGTGTACAAATTTTGCATCAacataagaaaagaaaaaaagtaacaaaaagaaAGGGcaaagaaacaatgaaaaataaaccaaagaaaAGGAGTACTTAACCGTCTTAGAATTCTTGTGGCTCAAAGGGCACAGCCAGAAGGAGGGATCATTTGTTATTGCAGTAAGGCAGCTTGGCATGTAGCTATTTAACAGGGCATAATAACTGTGCCACACGAAATAACTAATGCAAATAAAGCTattgacattttgtgtgtgacGTTACCACTAAACAAGGACAGCAATAAAAGAGTAAGCCAGCAGGGTTGTGTATCAAACTCAAAACCTAATTATCTAACTGAAGTGTGATGACTTCaattaatcaaaaaataaattaatcatttccccccccaaatACTCAAACAGGAGTTCGTTTCCACAGCATACTCATTTTATATGGGTCAAATTGCCTGAGATCCAgctattatttcatatttatatccCAGCTGTTCCTTTAAGTAACAAAATAACTAATTTGAGGTTCATTCTTCCATAGACGTTGAACGCAGAGGGTTTTTAAATAGATACTATCCATTGTTATCAAACTGAAGAGtgtgcatattattattatcaaagtAAGGTGAAAATTAGAAGCAGCTTTTTTCGTCACTAGACTGTATCAGCTATGTTGTTGCTTAATTATTCCAACCATTATATTATAAAGCATGTCaagtccaaaataaaaaaaattataattctagctaaagatgtattttttaatgtctgatttgattaaatagaaataaagtggTAATTTGTCTACATAGAAAACAATTCAAATTGGATGGAGCCCTCTGATTTGAATGAGTGGGATTATGAGGAAATGTTTATCTGACAATGCTCTAGAAAATCATGTGGGAATATGTCTGTTGGAAGCATGTGTGATGTACAGGCAATGCATACATTTAGATACTAAACCAAATGAATGCAATCTTCCCTTCGAAGAGAAACATGGCATGCAAATgtgaattaattaattgaacACCTCTGCTAGTGGGGTGTTAAATTACAAAAGCATATCTACTCTACTGCCATTTTGCAAGGTTTTAGTCCTCAAAGAACATTTgctagttttcttttcttctttttttgacaAAAGTCATTACTCACCTTGCATATAGATGCAAGAATATTAGCAAGGCTGCAAGTCCTGCAGTAAATCACCATTAGGCCAGCAGATGCTTTGCCAGACATTAatgaacaaaaaactaaaaaaacaagtcCAAAACTAACAGAATCCTTTTAAGCCACAATAGCTCAATATGCTGCCTGTGCTGTCTCTAACTGGTAATGCCAGTGACCTTTCAGACAACTAATTGGGAAGAGGCAGATGCATATGCATGAACTTTTAAGTCTGCCGGGTAAAGCATTCTGAGTGAGAGCATGGTGCAAACTGCATCCTCAATGGCGCTCTGGAGTGAGGTTTAAAACCAAACTCGAGCAGCAGAAGCAAATGGAAGATGTTGCAGTCGGTAAAAACGTTTACCTTTTTCTTTGtggcaaaaaaacatttctgttagCACAAccctgtttgttgttgttcattttcATCAAGCAACCAAGTGGCTGAGTAATCTCCAACTTCAGGACTCAAAATTTAGGACTCAGCTACTGACCATGCAGTGATACCACTGCACATGACCAGTAGAACATATCCAGTTGATTCTGAACTACATGCTATAATATACTCAAAAACATTACTGGGTGTGAAGactaaagagaaagagaaagtatgTTATCTTACCCCTTGAGCGTGGGTGGGGCTGGAGAAAGGCATGGACTACGGCCAGGCAGGTTGCTGCTCTTGCGATTCTTTTTGATGGATAAGTCAAGGACTCCGTCTGGAAAagaggcaagaaaaaaaaaaagtatttagatTAAACATTATGTTCAGACTGGCCCATCACGAGTACACTACTTCAGTCCTGAATGCGCTGCTCTGTTGGGGAAATGTTTAACTTCACACTACCTTGTTCACTAGGCTCAGCAGGGGTCTTCTTGATGGTGAGGTCAAGAGGAGCATCCTGGTCAGCCATGAGGAGCTTACTAAGGACGGGGTTCTGGTTGTGCGCAGGCCCAGCCCCGCTGGGAGCAGGGCTGGCAGATGGAGGAGCCCCTGTAAGCGAGGGAGTGGTCGGCAGGCTTTGGTCAGAGCAAGGCTGAGAGTCTGAGCAACTGTCCTGAGGGGGGCTGGTTTTTGAGGTATATTCGGCAGCAAACTGTCGGATCATTCTCTGAAGGATCTCTCGAGCAACTACTGGAATGTGTGGGTCCGAGAAATTTGGCACATCTGAAAGGAAAAGAGCgcaaagaaaaactgttttgaCTGCATTCCTTCACTGCTATTAGCGATCTTAAGTAAACAGTCACAGGTTCTCTTGATCTGAGCTCCAGTgtcatatttattcaaaatactGATTCACGCGTTTTAACTCACCTTTTCTGTAGAGGACTGCATTGAGAAATTCCTCTGCTTGTTTCTCTAGTCTGCTGATTGAGCGCTGATCTTTCACCAGGAGAGGTTTGGGTGTATCTTCAAGCTCCTCCTTGCTTAAGCCAATTAAGTGCTCCTGTCAAATGACAAATCTGTTAAGTCAGTTGTTTTCACACAGTCCATGTCAATGGTCAGTCAGTGGTATTCGGAGAACAGAATACATGTATACTGCACAGGACATAAGACGTTTGTTTATTCAGTTGACTGATTTCCCTTAACTTAAAAAGGTAATTAATATCCTATGCTCTTTCACCACAGTTACAAGATCGTAGTAACAGAATACAATTTATTGAGAAAGCTACTtttacataaagaaaacaagaaatctTACCTTTACTTTGTCTCGTctcaaacagcagaacaaacaaTTTTCATCAAACGACCAGTCAGACACTGCTACTGGCTCTAAGTCTGtagacacaaaacacatgattgACATCTTTTAttagtttgtgttgtgtaaataaTGTTCTTCCAAGGCACGGACTGATGTGgatatactatatattattttctttaaaaaataccatCTCTTTCCATACCGTCCAACCACACCGTCAAGCTACAAAGATAACATCATAAAAACATGCAGGGTCCGATATTCAGTTTGAATCTAATATTCTTCAGAGACCAACTTAATAGGAGAAATACATAACTGGTATTAATGAGCGGACCGTaatgaagattttatttgtttaaaagaaactgACAGAATGAGCAAGACTTTTACTTAAAAGAATTTTCAGTACACTGCCTAACCATCTACTGTATAAAGTCTAAGTAGACTTTGACAGCCCTCTTACTGAAATGTATTGAAA includes the following:
- the wu:fc17b08 gene encoding ligand-dependent corepressor isoform X2 → MASQCKRQQCTIDRRGFRQELDSWRHKLIHCVGFESILDGLSGPELVEDLKLFKDLEPVAVSDWSFDENCLFCCLRRDKVKEHLIGLSKEELEDTPKPLLVKDQRSISRLEKQAEEFLNAVLYRKDVPNFSDPHIPVVAREILQRMIRQFAAEYTSKTSPPQDSCSDSQPCSDQSLPTTPSLTGAPPSASPAPSGAGPAHNQNPVLSKLLMADQDAPLDLTIKKTPAEPSEQDGVLDLSIKKNRKSSNLPGRSPCLSPAPPTLKGRSLRADGQVGLFMKSLQDGRRRENIGHSIRYKPSSSLAYSLHIKEEADLESDPDSPLGHNHSSRPTDLFRNGSTHFGALLKLKANSEATDHFQDLPKLLEAAGLLTKSLACEKGNLQEAFMDHSLSLSHSSSYDLKIPQVRVLAAGSDPSWDSLSTEYSASFCENGVGKKLHSVVPRQIQKKSSRGANNSGSEKEYWPYITDRQALGGNYPLDSEADLGNKQPRKKRGRYRQYNTDLLDEAITMVMGGKMSVSKAQSIYGIPHSTLEYKVKERLGTLKHPPKKKMKLISQLEEQGGACNPERKEQQIPEQLVSEKGEATSEENGNDSHDGSFSSNE